DNA sequence from the Sardina pilchardus chromosome 23, fSarPil1.1, whole genome shotgun sequence genome:
CTGTGCAAACACAGGAGTCACCCTAGTTCAATCTGCTGAACAACAAGGTTGTGTGTCCAACCAGATCCAGGCAGCACTTTGTCAAGGGCAAAATCAAGCACTCCCTGCTCTGTTTCACTGTTTGGTCTGTCAATGCGTTTGGAACAGAGGTTGTTGGAAGGCACTCTTGAGTCTTGGTGGTGAATAGATTCACAGGCGGTGCCAATGAAAGGGGAAAATCCAAGCTTATTTGAATGCCGTGTTCTTGGCCCGATTAGCAATCAATCAACAGTTTCCTGATTTAGACACTTCTCTCTGGATCCTGCCCAGTTAAATCGCACGTGTGATGgtggaaaaatatattttttcctTACTGAGCACCTATTTATATGCAAATCGATTTCCTACTCTAATGGAATTATTTAAATCCGTTTCTGCTCTAAATGAAAGAATCTACTTAGGAcagcgcgagagcgagagagagagagaaagagagagagagtgagagagagagtgagagagagaaatatatttaCTCCTAATTAATATCAGAATGTATACGACTGGTGTTTTAagagactttaaaaaaaaaaaaaaaaagtctttcaTGGTGCTCCATGGGCCCAGAGTCCTCAGAGGTTGTTCTGTTCAAGCAGACACGAGAGCCAGATGGACCACTGCCATGTTGAGTGCGCCTGGCTGAGAAGACGAGAGCTCTGCCTGAGTGTTATGGATGTACTGCATGATGCAACACCCAGGGTATGAGTATGccgtgaaaaataaaaaatggccATGGTATTTGTGGATGCACTTTCCCAGTATTTTCTCTAAAGCGAAGGGCGCAGACTGCCCCTGACATGAGTAATTAACCTCCCAATTCaggcatacaggcacacacatactcatacaggTTAAAGTGTTGTGGGGGCGTTGTTGTAATTATCTTTTCCTATGAATTCATAATGTTGAAGTGGAAGTGTTTTAGAAACTTTTCTCCAAAAGTAATTATCTGCAGCCTGAGCTTGTTAACAAACTTTCTTCCCAACTCTTCTCAAATCCCTGGGCACCTTCAGTGCATATTTGTTTACAACACTGTCAAGGTTAGGCTGTTATTGCTATAACTGATATAATCGCTCATAACAGGGTCAGTTTCATTCTGTTAGTATAAACGAAAACAACAAGTAATACAATTAGATTTGTGTATACAGGAGACCACTGGCTCCATCACCTTGACATTTAACATTTACACTTCTCTTCCACAGAGAGTGCTAATTTTAGCAAAATTCTCATTTTCCTATGTCCTGATATTCCAAAACAATTACACATCTCTTCCAGGGGAAGACAGTGTTATGGATGGCCATGCAACTATGTACGTGACCGTCCATTGTATGTCTTCCTGTGGCTCAATTTGCAGGAAGATTCGGTGCAAAACATATGATCATATGTCATAAAGAAGTCCCCATACCTGATGAAAAATTACCATTTTATACTGCAGTGTATGCACAAAGGCTGGCAGGAAGAGGACCAGAGGCTCATGAATCCACAAAGTCTGTCTGGAGGGACGCCATCGTCTCCTGTCTCAGGCCCCTCCAGCTGGTCCTGCAGAGGATGTTGTGTGGCAGAATGAGGAGAGTCCAGTCTCCCTGTCGAGAGGTCTCCCCTGTGCCGTCCTACTACTCCGAGCCTGTCTCCCTGCCACGACACAAGGTACTGATCCAGTGAGTGGATAGTGGAGGGTCTCCAGCTTATTAATGAACAGTATTACACTCACTGTACACAGTTAGGCTATTCAAGTGCTCATGTAAACAGAATAAGCCGATTTTCATTATCGGTTTACTGCCGTTGTCAGTTTATGAAAAATCTGTTTAACATACCTATGTCTCTGTCAATATTCTGATTTCCTCAAGACATGTACCCTTAAACAGATTATTCCAGTTACCTGATCATTACCTGTAATATTTTAtttagtgtgcatgtaaacagGCTCATTGtacaacattcattttatttgcgGTAGGCATAAAAATGTCTTTTTCATGCTTATGCTTTTAAAGCATTTTATGTTTTTAAGCCTGTGATACAAAATCACAGCAACTGTTTGGATGAAAAGACAGATGATTGTGGGATAACTCGCAACAATAGTGTGATTACATCAGTGCTTTACTTGGCTTGGTTAGCGCAAAAAAGGGGCTAAAATTATGGACAGCAGAGAGAATTTAGGCGGCATACTCCAAAATCTTTTCACGTCTTgaacttgttttgtttgttttgtaaaggctttgtgtccaaaatcatggCCGTAGCACCAAATTGCTGAGATTTATTCTATTTCTTAAATGCTGTTTGTCTGCATTCTGTTTGATGCCAACGAAGAACTCTCAGTTTTCCTTGTGAATGCTGatgtctcccctcccccctctcagtAAACAAGTTTAATGGAAAACTACTTTCTGTGCTAATCTTAGACAGTCTGCATAACCAGTGTATTGAAGTTAAGGTCAAAACCCAATGAATGATGATGTGACAGAAGTTCAcagaagttgttttttttccgtctttctttcttgttGCTGAAGTTCTGTGTTCTCCATGTGTCTGTTAAGGATGTGCTGCGGGGCCTGGCCAGTGTCGGAGGGCTGGACCGAGAGGACGCAGAGGAGGTCCTGAGCTTGAGGAGCCTTCCTTGTGTGAGGAGCACCCTAAATAAGGACCTCCACAAGGTCAAGAGGTCGAGAGGGTTCCCGACCCGACAGCTGGTGAAGGACGTCTCGGACGTCAGACTTCCGGCCATCGGCCATCAGCAGCAGGAGTCCAGGTattcaagctgtgtgtgtgcgtgcgtgcgtgtgtgcgtgcgtgtgtgcgtgcgtgtgcgtgtgcgtgtgtgcgtgtgtgtgtgtgtgtgtgtgtgtgtgtgtgtgtgttcaaccaAGCCGTCCCTGAGTGGTTCACTGATTGCGGGAGGACGCACACCCACTTGTGCCCACAGGGGGTGTAGGTAGAGGTGGGCCGCTGTAAGTGCGCTCTGTGCCACCTGAGTGGTTTAATGTTATGACTCATGACCGTGCCATTACAGTCAGTGTAAAAATGAGCCTACtctgcatagcatagcatagcatactgGACAACCATCAGGGCCCAGCTCTTCTCCTGATACATTTGTCTGACATAAAGCAAGGCCTAAAAGCAGTGTAATTAGCCACTGACAAAGTACAGTGCAGTGTCATTTTTCAGAGAAGTTCTAATAAAAAGGGTTTGGGATAAttgtgctctctttctctctctcgctctctctctctcactctctctctccctcagcattTCGTCCTCGTATGTGTCTTCCtcagtctgtttctgtgtgtgtgtgtgtgtgtgtgtaggcccatGCTCATAGTAAGAGGTTTGCGCTGTGGAAGGAAAATGGACAAATGTCCCCCACTAATGAGCTCCAGACGGGTCCAGGACTCCAGCCGGGAGGCCAGCCTGCCCGAGAGGCCACCTGGGCGGGCAGGCAGAAGGTCTAACACCCCATTTTGTCTTGTGTTATCTGTGATCTTGAATCTAATTTGCTCTGCAGTCTAGACATGGTGCCTTCCTTATTCCATAGCTGTGACCGtagctgtttttttcttctgtatATATAGCCTTGATTTTGTCCTTTGTCACAGATTTGAAGTAAGTGTtcgaacaaaacaaacactgaaGTAATTGATTATATTCATTATCCACACACTGTAATTAACTTTGTACAGCACTCCTGTTGCCAGGATTATTGAGTCCGTGTGGCTTTCTGATTGGCCGTTGCTCACAGCTGGTGTAGCGTGATGTGGCTGAGTTGCCATTGATGGCAATGGCAATCACAACACAAGGTGAACATGTGTTGTGTTAAAGGAGTAGTCTCCATATTTCTGTGAAGTTCACACTCTAAATTTGTGAAAAAGAGTAGCAAATGAAAGGCATGTTTGGCGAGATCTCTGGCAAGTGTTAAAGCAAAGTGCCGCGGCTTGAACAGGTTCACATCCATCACATTGGCAGGTTGCGGCAAATTTCGTCACACTCCCCCCAAACTTCCGTTTGCAAAACCATTTCATTGTGGTGGTAAATTTATTCATTTCCTAGATGGCCTGAGAATATTGTGTGATAATTCTAAGAGGAAGGAGCCCTTTGAGTCTCCATGGCCTTAGGGCCCTTTTGTGTTCTTTAATCCTGCCGCTGTGTGAAGGTGAAAATTTCAAGTGCATCGCAAACACCTGACCTGAGTCATATTAGACAAACACTCATTACAGTAGTGCTGTGATTGCAGGCCTATTGCAAATGCTCCTCGGCGGTTATCATTCACAGGGCATATTTTCCTCGAGACTCCCACACTTCTCTCTCAGGTGAGCGGGCCCATATCTGCCCGGCGCAGACGGAGCGCCGGAGCTAACAGCGCTAACAGAGGGTGGTTGTTCATTAAATTCCTAAATTCCTGCGCTGATGAATAAAAGACGAGGCTGAGTCGATATCTGGCTCAGCAGACGCGTGCAGAGTCATTTTCTGCTTATTAATGATTTAAAGGCTGGTTAGTCTCTtgctggggtggtggtggtggagttggtggtggtggggggtggggggggcagggtgaCGGAGGGTGCAGTTTCAGAACTCTACTCGTTTATCTCCCCAAGCGAGGTGAGACGGTGAGAGGAGGTTAAGTGCGCGCATGGAGAGAGTCGAATCTCCTCCGGGTTGCTGCGCCGCTGTTTCCCCAGTAGATAGGCTAATGGAGGCAAATGAAATCAAATGAGCGGAGCTTTGTTTGAGGTGGTGAGGTAGAGGgagggggcgtggggggggggggggtgggataaGAGAAAATCGAgtgaaatgaaaaggaaaaaaaatccgAAGCACTGGGAGTGCATTGTTAACACCGCTATCTTGtagagagcagtggagaggcGCTTAATTGAAAATCGCAACcccttgttgtgttttttttctccgcgCACAACTTCTCACTTTGCATCTGCCCACGTAGGGCCGCAGTAAACGTCAAGTCGGGAGCGCACCTGAATGAAAGCTATTTCACAGCATTCCATCAGATATTCCCCACTGGTAATAGTTTTTATGAGAATCATAATAGGATTGAGTGCAGCCATTTTTTTACCCAACGGGGAATGGAGAGTACTGTAACATGGAAATGTGTCCCATGAGATATAAAAATGTATAATCGTAAAAAAGCATTCGTACGGCTCTATTCATTTCTCAAACTGTTTTGGGCGCTTGTCTAAAATAACACACTTGAATGAAAGATGTATGAGGCCCTAATGGAGACGTCTCTGGGGCTGCCTGCTTTGTACAGATCAGTTTCACTGGCAGGCAGCAGTCATGTGAGTTAAGCTATGGGCCCCTTCAAAACTGCAGTCAAAAGCATAGCATTTCAACCATGCCCCCACCCATCTGCACTGAGGTTCTACACAACTTCTACAAGGCTCAAATCATGTAGATTTTTGTATGATTGTATGATGATTGTTCTTGTATTATGTTATAGATACACTGTCACATACTATACAATGTTTGTCTTTCTATTTTCCTAGTTATAACTAGTTAATTACTTCTTTATAAGTTGTTCATGTTTTTTGTGACGTTATTGCTgagatgatgatgttgtgtgAAATTGATTAGGCAACCAAATGACTGCAGAAGTAGATCTATTTTAAAGAAGTAGAAGTAGATGTTTTTCTCTCTActtatgtgaatgtgaatgtctaCTCGTACATTATGCAGTCTATATACTGTAATGCACATCAATAATACAGATATGACATAGATTCTATCTGCTTCTCCATAgaccagacagacaggtagtcagctcctcttcctctgagcTCAGCCCAGCGCATCACCATCCATCCCCCAGAGGAACGGATCCCGCTCCGCAGATATCCAGCGAGATGGCGGATACCCTGGAGTTATCCTCCAGGCATCCTTCCCATAATCCCTTGGGATCTTCCGTATCACCTCGCAGGCGGTTCCTGGTCACGGCCAGCCATGCATCACGTGGCGTGACTAACGCGGGCAAGACTGCAACACACGGTAAATATTACGTGCGTCGAATAGATAAGTGGCATTTACGTCTATATGATGGAGCGCTGGTGTTCAATATGCGATGCACATGCGTGTTTAATATGGATGTGAAAGCTTAACATGTGCGTGGAGTAGATGGTATCAGTATGAAGATGTGAACGCAGGGAAGGAGATAAAGGTTTCACATGGAGACACGAATTTCACGTCTACAACACATGACTCAGTCTTGAACTCCACGTCTGTTTCAGCTGTGCTGCCCCGGCCAGGGTGGAGGCGGGGGGTGGTGTTGAAGAGGGGCGCCCTGGAGTGcgtgtgggaggaggagggtttCGGggcgccccccccacccttgtCTGGGCCGTGCCCCCACCTCCTGGAGCCCCTGTCGGGCTTCCGCGAGCAGCTGCGCCGGCAGCTCTTGCACTCGCCACTGCCCTACCGAGAGGAGGCGACGTCGGGGGGAGCCCACGGCAAGGTGACCCCCACCTccgcccaccaccacctccaccaccaccaccaccaccaccaccacataatCTGCCCACTGGATGGGGCGGCAGCCGTGTCCCGGGGGACAGTCACCATCTTGCTGCAGGATGCGGTGGACGCGCCCGGCCGGCACGGGCGAACGCTGCCCAAAATCACCATGACCCGGCCGACGCCCTCGCCGAAGCACAGCGCGCTGCGCAGCGAAAGCCGGCAGTTAGCCTGAATCCATGTCTGTTTTCCGACGCCGATCCGCCGATCATCTGGAATTGGACAGCCGTCTGGTAGCAGGGACACTACAAGATGCGGATGGGTGGGGATTTGCCAGGCGTCTGTCTTATAGTGCCCCCCTGTGGATGAATCTTGG
Encoded proteins:
- the si:dkey-39a18.1 gene encoding uncharacterized protein si:dkey-39a18.1 — its product is MIICHKEVPIPDEKLPFYTAVYAQRLAGRGPEAHESTKSVWRDAIVSCLRPLQLVLQRMLCGRMRRVQSPCREVSPVPSYYSEPVSLPRHKDVLRGLASVGGLDREDAEEVLSLRSLPCVRSTLNKDLHKVKRSRGFPTRQLVKDVSDVRLPAIGHQQQESRPMLIVRGLRCGRKMDKCPPLMSSRRVQDSSREASLPERPPGRAGRRPDRQVVSSSSSELSPAHHHPSPRGTDPAPQISSEMADTLELSSRHPSHNPLGSSVSPRRRFLVTASHASRGVTNAGKTATHAVLPRPGWRRGVVLKRGALECVWEEEGFGAPPPPLSGPCPHLLEPLSGFREQLRRQLLHSPLPYREEATSGGAHGKVTPTSAHHHLHHHHHHHHHIICPLDGAAAVSRGTVTILLQDAVDAPGRHGRTLPKITMTRPTPSPKHSALRSESRQLA